The Vitis riparia cultivar Riparia Gloire de Montpellier isolate 1030 chromosome 10, EGFV_Vit.rip_1.0, whole genome shotgun sequence genome includes a region encoding these proteins:
- the LOC117923460 gene encoding SAP-like protein BP-73 isoform X2, with translation MTSLLNLAETADGFSPFASRRDLLPLTISSIKSDGNRRGRPPRKNHISGRTEKGDKNKTPPSSDGKLSESSNQDEIIALFRRIQSSISKGESLGTKKRISDSSVDKTSAESVLEILRQSRKQVKGRPSKKEGGQVLTQRRGVPKKDQGIPDKQYVADLKSARPPSNFVKRSPIPSHTTPRGKAVKLKNEVSVRTTSFNELPKVEEMKVTELKELAKSRGIKGYSKMKKSELVELLRS, from the exons CTTGTTGAATTTGGCAGAGACTGCAGATGGATTTTCACCCTTTGCCTCCCGAAGGGACCTTCTTCCATTAACCATTTCAAGCATAAAATCAGATGGAAACAGGAGAGGACGACCTCCCCGCAAAAATCATATCTCAGGAAGAACAGAAAAGGGGGATAAAAATAAGACACCGCCGTCATCTGATGGTAAATTATCAGAGTCATCTAATCAGGATGAGATAATTGCTCTTTTCAGACGGATACAATCTTCAATCTCAAAAGGGGAGTCTCTAGGTACCAAGAAGAGAATTTCTGACTCGTCCGTGGACAAGACATCAGCTGAATCAGTTTTGGAGATTCTTCGCCAATCAAGGAAACAAGTAAAAG GCAGACCTTCAAAAAAGGAAGGAGGCCAGGTGTTGACACAGAGAAGAGGTGTGCCTAAGAAGGATCAGGGGATACCAGACAAACAGTATGTAGCAGACTTGAAGTCAGCGCGGCCtccatcaaattttgtgaaaaggTCTCCAATCCCATCTCATACAACCCCAAGAGGGAAGGCAGTCAAGCTGAAAAATGAAGTGTCAGTAAGAACAACTAGCTTCAATGAGTTGCCCAAGGTTGAGGAAATGAAAGTTACTGAGCTAAAAGAACTTGCAAAGTCCAGAGGAATCAAAGGTTACTCAAAGATGAAAAAGAGTGAGCTGGTGGAGTTGCTAAGGTCCTAA